In one Lycium barbarum isolate Lr01 chromosome 7, ASM1917538v2, whole genome shotgun sequence genomic region, the following are encoded:
- the LOC132601570 gene encoding uncharacterized protein LOC132601570: MRKFRKGGDGGVVVLMMAKVVKGEEMVVMEKEGEEREVLTRNLNKLHEKPSFIGYGMPKWSPQINHLSYADDTILFCSGDGYSLKKMMRRLRNYEKASGQLVNTDKSCYYVHHKVSARVNSRIKRHTKMRHGSFPFTYLGRPVFYGRRRLIYYEDLIKKVMKNILSWQNRLLSFGGRYVLVNHVLQTMLVYLLSVMNPPSGVIKQLHKIFAKFFWSNTVGVKSKHWVAWDKLCLPKDEGGIGLRSLTDISNALFAKLWWNFRCGRSLWGSYRLKKYCKK; encoded by the exons ATGAGAAAATTTAGGAAAGGTGGAGATGGTGGTGTAGTAGTGTTAATGATGGCAAAAGTTGTGAAGGGGGAGGAGATGGTAGTGATGGAAAAAGAAGGGGAAGAGAGAG AGGTCTTAACAAGGAATCTGAATAAGTTGCATGAGAAGCCAAGTTTCATAGGCTAtggaatgccaaaatggagtcctcAAATCAATCATCTATCATATGCTGATGACACAATATTATTCTGTTCTGGGGATGgatattctttaaaaaaaatgatgaggAGATTGAGGAATTATGAGAAGGCTTCAGGACAGCTGGTCAATACTGATAAAAGTTGTTACTATGTTCATCACAAGGTCTCAGCCAGAGTTAATAGCAGGATTAAAAGACATACTAAGATGAGACATGGATCCTTTCCTTTCACATATTTAGGCCGTCCAGTGTTTTATGGAAGAAGGAGATTGATATATTATGAGGATTTGATCAAAAAAGTGATGAAAAATATTTTGTCATGGCAAAACAGACTGTTATCTTTTGGAGGCAGATATGTGCTGGTCAATCATGTGTTGCAAACCATGCTAGTTTATTTACTATCAGTTATGAATCCTCCTTCTGGGGTGATAAAGCAACTGCACAAGATTTTTGCCAAATTCTTTTGGAGCAATACAGTAGGGGTGAAAAGCAAACATTGGGTGGCATGGGACAAATTATGTCTACCAAAAGATGAAGGAGGAATTGGTCTTAGATCACTAACTGATATATCTAATGCTTTATTTGCTAAGTTGTGGTGGAATTTCAGATGTGGAAGAAGCTTATGGGGTAGCTACAGGCTGAAAAAATACTGCAAGAAATGA